A genomic segment from Sparus aurata chromosome 10, fSpaAur1.1, whole genome shotgun sequence encodes:
- the zbtb4 gene encoding uncharacterized protein zbtb4 isoform X1 — translation MIGGAKTLHNHIFQCGSESRGPAGSAPSTAPRRPVHRGLVVSAVARFRGLVMVSGEKVWDPLHAGLIQTSLSEQHLDAGLNPLCSFTRCAPKDATCHQRQRSSPLSSLLAAVETLHPVRASSLLHRDIEGLHKPVCCLGVASQPEEEEEEEGEAEQLEMKGKRHGGRGEAMMEDRLEDMADGPKNAKITLSFPLSAAPLPASLTSPNHCRNSSSSSPSPHRRRPSSKSSDEASLWKLDATMDVKHRPFKPPRHDSSPSSSPSSSSSPMTVHALIRKDIKSPPPLKCSRLNTETQFHRSPPRSSSGSLGGGYSSDGWDERHRLANGTASPSQTAQILFSLGTSAYQRGGDAERREKITGRPAGKVGSPHGPSLHPPTLHLPPPLPPPPPPPSEGLTAPPHSSSYSPTDSLKPELICGVCHRLFSSASSLTVHMRLHRGSRALSCRYCGKVFIHSKRLQSHEAACRVPSLPSNSLGPPPLTVQPKEEPLEDGEVRVEGGVIVGETDISKARPGKKARSLLARIQGDDAAATEILEGDEHHFVKVVDGNVIYFCSVCERSYMTLSSLKRHSNVHSWRRRYPCHYCDKVFALAEYRTKHEVWHTGERRYQCIFCWDAFATYYNLKTHQKAIHGINPSLISSEKTANGGYKQKANALKLYRLLPMRSQKRPYKTYSDSLHNGLLLPPTEAPSLSLPGLGCALGPGDLQSLISGAHAQSVKPDPDAFPDGFPVSVAEHRDLSTLTPLPQTDMPQVRKHDSEALELEQGRGSGSFKMSSSSKTKTPKSGRGAETGMPSVITYGHTKPSVIVHGTAVSSSVIVHSNQVTSGSEKSPLNSPSPDNSSSQTSHKGSPRPIKTQRDSSDSHRKRSRDSSDTTEERSGGRQDAETGRLFHKSRKSHSKSEISSSKQLSASVGSQVKEAGPLCQITVRIGEEAIVKRSISETDLRRDKSLSPPKTKRCETSSVREAKEPRHSHSHHHHHKHRLHRRASLEEEEGEKEEGECEEEEEEEVRKKSSKSPDEVREYYFRREVREQESDHDTQDNLWRPYYSYKPKRKAQAHLQRVKSWQRKLKFKRSIRLKRRAERLKNHANKETDKSQDEEEEDGKIVEAKKASKANRDKGERKKKDYLSTPLKEKNKDAEEPVKEARHDLAAPPLPSPKPPVSTSVAPTGIKRRPWTNGNAAECGTCGRWFSSPRKRDKHELSHLLEFVCLFCRATFPSRDKLEAHQRAQHPKPTEALSVPPKVALGEQVEGAGVKSLPEMAKYDEEKGGQVGLVGSNSSPSRLSRRALSRHTCPQCHKVCKTSSALTRHIRRHELSSSPEREKEDKESEPKTTETVVNTGSRDLETDKGQVPSALSVSVISYSTPDPPSSGDCLASQQHKDHLSELTDEHHMSEFSDKPELTELTHPALEREPSPQIAEPLIESPANFTPTKHDFTPATPSTLQSVLVMNGPECLDYRTPSKKNLDSQIHRIPSPVHIVASTNTSPNVPMTSQTRITTAAPPVSMTTALISEGGFMKRDGVIMDRERQGGNSVFLHGTYEEPPLVQDLRVQSLSRCPSPDEAQDLTMSSILAREREIERQREKERELERQRERERDKEMVTERETEIDRGPQLSRVAHAPEDQISLLVPKEEPLSPVPSPQHIPTQTTMNGPSSHRHTPKSPCRSPSTIGLLAHANRQVHSTSQGLDRLTLPTGAAGAGDRPSAHALLLPRAPQPPEPEHQDTVSSRDSQQGDTTPVGYPSQNYPLPLIVPDSYRSGKKQEDNLLMSSYPAGALPFGPLGKMMVPNGGDLAKLPFYPDPYQLLYGPQLLAYPYNLAALPVALNMMAPGGDKVEPLPFLPAIFNYAAAAGPYMGAAPHPLVANPSLYSSGSGSSKKQRDSSGSKP, via the coding sequence attTCGGGGGCTGGTCATGGTGTCCGGTGAGAAGGTGTGGGACCCCCTCCATGCGGGCCTTATTCAGACGAGTCTGAGTGAGCAACACCTGGATGCTGGGCTAAATCCCCTCTGCAGCTTCACACGTTGTGCACCTAAGGACGCCACGTGCCACCAGAGGCAGCGGTCATCACCTTTGTCTTCCTTGTTAGCGGCCGTAGAGACCCTTCACCCAGTTCGGGCCTCCTCACTTTTACACAGAGATATCGAAGGACTACACAAACCAGTCTGCTGTCTTGGAGTCGCCTCTCAGcccgaagaagaggaggaggaggaaggggaagcTGAGCAGTTGGAGATGAAGGGTAAAAGGCATGGAGGCCGGGGAGAGGCTATGATGGAGGACAGGCTGGAGGACATGGCTGATGGACCTAAAAATGCAAAGATCACCCTAAGCTTCCCGCTCAGTGCCGCCCCTCTTCCAGCCTCCCTGACATCTCCAAACCATTGTCGCaactcctcctcgtcctcccctTCCCCCCACCGACGGCGGCCATCCTCCAAGAGTTCAGATGAGGCATCGCTGTGGAAACTGGATGCTACCATGGACGTAAAGCACAGACCTTTTAAGCCCCCGAGGCACGACAGCTCTCCGTCCTCTTcaccgtcctcctcctcatctcccaTGACTGTTCATGCACTTATCAGGAAGGATATAAAATCCCCGCCTCCTCTGAAGTGCTCCAGACTCAATACAGAGACTCAGTTTCACAGGTCGCCCCCGAGATCCTCCAGCGGGTCTTTAGGGGGTGGTTATAGCAGTGATGGATGGGATGAGAGGCACAGGTTGGCCAATGGCACGGCATCGCCCTCTCAAACTGCCCAGATCCTCTTTAGTCTGGGCACATCGGCCTATCAGAGAGGAGGGGacgcagagaggagagagaaaataacTGGAAGGCCAGCTGGGAAAGTGGGAAGCCCTCATGGACCAAGTCTTCACCCACCCACCCTCCACCTCCCGCCCCCCTTACCACCGCCCCCTCCGCCCCCATCAGAGGGTCTTACCGCACCCCCACACTCGTCCTCCTACTCCCCTACCGACAGCCTGAAGCCCGAGCTGATCTGCGGCGTCTGCCACCGCCTTTTCAGCTCGGCCTCCTCCCTGACGGTCCACATGCGGCTGCATCGTGGCAGCCGCGCCCTCAGTTGTCGTTACTGTGGCAAAGTCTTCATCCACAGCAAGAGGCTGCAATCCCATGAGGCCGCCTGCAGGGTGCCAAGCCTACCCTCCAACAGCCTGGGCCCTCCTCCGCTCACTGTGCAGCCAAAGGAGGAGCCGCTGGAGGACGGCGAGGTGAGAGTGGAGGGGGGAGTGATTGTGGGAGAAACAGACATCAGTAAGGCGCGGCCAGGGAAGAAAGCACGGAGCCTCCTGGCACGTATCCAAGGTGATGATGCAGCAGCCACAGAGATACTCGAGGGTGATGAACACCATTTTGTGAAGGTGGTAGATGGCAATGTCATTTacttctgctctgtgtgtgagcgtTCCTACATGACTTTATCCAGCCTGAAGCGTCACTCTAATGTGCACTCATGGCGCCGCAGATATCCCTGCCATTACTGCGACAAGGTCTTTGCCCTGGCTGAGTACCGCACAAAGCATGAGGTGTGGCACACAGGAGAGCGACGCTACCAGTGCATCTTCTGTTGGGATGCCTTCGCCACCTACTACAACCTCAAAACACACCAGAAGGCCATTCATGGGATTAACCCCAGTCTCATCTCCAGTGAAAAGACTGCTAACGGGGGTTACAAGCAGAAAGCGAATGCCCTCAAGCTTTACCGCCTTCTCCCCATGCGTTCCCAGAAGAGACCCTACAAGACCTACAGTGACAGTTTGCATAATGGCCTGCTCCTGCCACCAACTGAAGCACCTTCCCTCTCCCTGCCTGGCCTGGGCTGTGCTCTGGGCCCTGGGGACCTACAAAGCCTCATCAGTGGGGCCCATGCTCAGAGTGTAAAGCCTGACCCAGATGCCTTCCCCGATGGCTTCCCTGTTTCTGTGGCTGAGCACAGGGACCTCTCCACACTAACGCCCCTCCCCCAAACGGACATGCCCCAAGTTAGAAAACATGACAGTGAGGCCCTAGAGTTGGAGCAGGGTAGAGGCAGTGGCAGCTTCAAAATGTCCAGTAGCAGCAAAACCAAAACTCCCAAGAGTGGCAGAGGCGCAGAAACAGGCATGCCTTCTGTGATAACATATGGCCATACAAAACCCTCTGTCATAGTTCATGGAACAGCGGTGTCATCCTCTGTCATTGTGCACAGCAACCAGGTCACCTCTGGAAGTGAAAAAAGCCCGTTGAACAGCCCCTCCCctgacaacagcagcagtcagactTCACACAAGGGCAGTCCCAGGCCGATCAAAACACAAAGAGATAGCTCAGATagtcatagaaagaggtcaAGAGACAGTTCAGACACCACAGAGGAGCGCTCAGGAGGTAGACAGGATGCAGAGACAGGCAGATTATTTCACAAGTCACGCAAGTCCCACAGCAAAAGTGAGATCTCCAGCTCCAAGCAGCTGTCAGCGTCTGTAGGGTCGCAGGTCAAAGAGGCAGGACCACTGTGCCAGATCACTGTACGTATTGGTGAGGAAGCAATAGTGAAGCGCAGCATCTCCGAAACAGACCTTAGAAGAGACAAGAGCCTTTCTCCCCCGAAAACCAAACGGTGTGAGACATCATCCGTGCGGGAAGCCAAGGAACCACGCCATTCTCActcccaccaccatcaccataaGCACCGCCTCCACCGCCGAGCCAgtttggaagaagaagaaggcgaaaaggaggaaggagaatgcgaggaagaggaggaggaggaggtcaggaAAAAGAGCTCCAAATCCCCTGATGAAGTGAGGGAGTACTACTTCCGACGGGAGGTTCGCGAGCAGGAGAGCGACCATGACACGCAGGATAATTTATGGAGGCCTTACTACTCCTACAAGCCTAAGAGAAAGGCCCAAGCACACCTACAGAGGGTCAAGAGCTGGCAGAGGAAGCTGAAGTTTAAGCGTTCCATTCGGCtgaagaggagagcagagaggctcaaGAACCATGCGAATAAAGAAACGGATAAATCacaggacgaggaagaggaggatgggaAGATAGTCGAAGCTAAAAAAGCGTCAAAAGCTAACAGAGAcaagggagagaggaaaaagaaagattatCTCTCCACCCCTctaaaggagaaaaacaaagacgcAGAAGAACCGGTTAAGGAGGCCCGTCATGACCTCGCCGCTCCTCCTCTGCCCTCTCCAAAGCCTCCTGTCTCTACCTCAGTGGCTCCTACGGGAATAAAGAGGCGGCCTTGGACTAATGGGAATGCAGCAGAGTGTGGTACATGTGGCCGCTGGTTCTCAAGCCCCAGGAAGCGAGACAAACACGAGCTGAGCCATCTGCTGGAGTTTGTATGCCTCTTCTGCCGAGCCACTTTCCCCTCAAGGGATAAATTGGAAGCCCACCAGAGAGCGCAGCATCCCAAGCCTACTGAGGCACTCTCTGTACCCCCTAAAGTGGCACTTGGCGAACAAGTTGAAGGGGCTGGGGTTAAATCTTTACCGGAGATGGCAAAgtatgatgaagaaaaaggaggGCAAGTAGGCTTAGTAGGGAGTAATTCCAGCCCAAGTCGCCTAAGCAGAAGAGCATTATCACGACACACCTGCCCACAGTGTCATAAGGTGTGCAAGACCTCTTCAGCGCTGACTCGCCATATCCGACGCCACGAGTTAAGCAGTTccccagagagagaaaaggaagataAAGAATCGGagccaaaaacaacagagacagTTGTTAACACTGGTAGCAGAGACCTAGAGACTGATAAAGGACAGGTTCCCagcgctctctctgtctcagttATCAGTTATTCAACACCAGACCCACCCAGCAGTGGTGACTGTTTGGCATCACAGCAGCATAAAGACCATCTCAGTGAACTGACAGATGAGCATCACATGTCAGAATTCAGCGACAAACCTGAATTGACAGAGCTCACACATCCAGCTCTGGAGAGAGAGCCCAGCCCTCAAATTGCAGAACCCCTAATAGAAAGCCCCGCAAACTTTACGCCAACTAAACATGATTTCACACCTGCCACACCCTCAACTCTCCAAAGTGTGCTCGTCATGAACGGACCTGAATGTCTGGACTACCGCACCCCCAGCAAAAAGAACCTCGACAGCCAGATCCACAGAATACCCAGCCCTGTGCACATCGTGGCATCCACCAACACCTCTCCAAATGTGCCCATGACATCACAGACCAGAATAAccactgctgctcctcctgtttccatgacaacagcGCTCATCTCTGAGGGGGGATTCATGAAACGGGATGGGGTCATTatggacagagagaggcagggtgggaacagtgtgtttttacacGGAACTTACGAGGAACCACCTCTGGTCCAAGATCTCAGAGTTCAGTCCCTGTCCAGGTGTCCCTCTCCCGATGAAGCACAAGACCTGACCATGTCCTCCATTCTAgctagagagagggagatagagaggcagagagagaaagagagggagctcgagagacagagagaaagggagagggacAAAGAAatggtgacagagagagaaacagagatagATAGGGGCCCGCAATTGAGTAGAGTTGCACATGCCCCAGAGGACCAGATTTCTCTGCTGGTGCCTAAAGAGGAGCCCTTGAGCCCTGTGCCGTCCCCCCAGCATATCCCCACTCAAACCACTATGAATGGACCCTCCTCACACAGGCACACTCCCAAGTCCCCCTGTCGATCCCCCTCAACTATCGGACTGTTAGCTCACGCCAACCGACAGGTTCACTCCACTTCACAAGGACTTGACAGGCTCACACTGCCCACAGGAGCAGCTGGTGCCGGTGACCGCCCCTCTGCCCACGCTCTGCTTCTCCCCCGAGCCCCCCAACCACCTGAGCCTGAGCACCAGGACACTGTTTCTTCCAGAGATTCCCAGCAGGGGGACACCACCCCTGTGGGCTACCCTTCCCAGAATTATCCCCTACCCCTCATTGTGCCGGACAGCTACCGCTCTGGTAAGAAGCAGGAGGACAATCTGCTCATGTCCTCCTACCCCGCTGGAGCGCTTCCCTTTGGCCCATTGGGGAAAATGATGGTCCCTAATGGCGGGGACCTGGCTAAGCTGCCATTTTATCCGGACCCTTACCAGCTGCTCTATGGGCCCCAGCTGCTGGCCTACCCATATAACCTAGCAGCTCTTCCTGTGGCTCTGAATATGATGGCACCTGGAGGGGACAAGGTGGAGCCTCTGCCTTTCCTCCCTGCCATCTTCAACTACGCAGCCGCTGCTGGACCCTACATGGGCGCAGCCCCTCACCCGCTTGTGGCCAATCCCAGCCTCTacagcagcggcagcggcagcagcaagAAGCAACGAGACAGCAGCGGCAGCAAACCGTAG
- the zbtb4 gene encoding uncharacterized protein zbtb4 isoform X2, with the protein MVSGEKVWDPLHAGLIQTSLSEQHLDAGLNPLCSFTRCAPKDATCHQRQRSSPLSSLLAAVETLHPVRASSLLHRDIEGLHKPVCCLGVASQPEEEEEEEGEAEQLEMKGKRHGGRGEAMMEDRLEDMADGPKNAKITLSFPLSAAPLPASLTSPNHCRNSSSSSPSPHRRRPSSKSSDEASLWKLDATMDVKHRPFKPPRHDSSPSSSPSSSSSPMTVHALIRKDIKSPPPLKCSRLNTETQFHRSPPRSSSGSLGGGYSSDGWDERHRLANGTASPSQTAQILFSLGTSAYQRGGDAERREKITGRPAGKVGSPHGPSLHPPTLHLPPPLPPPPPPPSEGLTAPPHSSSYSPTDSLKPELICGVCHRLFSSASSLTVHMRLHRGSRALSCRYCGKVFIHSKRLQSHEAACRVPSLPSNSLGPPPLTVQPKEEPLEDGEVRVEGGVIVGETDISKARPGKKARSLLARIQGDDAAATEILEGDEHHFVKVVDGNVIYFCSVCERSYMTLSSLKRHSNVHSWRRRYPCHYCDKVFALAEYRTKHEVWHTGERRYQCIFCWDAFATYYNLKTHQKAIHGINPSLISSEKTANGGYKQKANALKLYRLLPMRSQKRPYKTYSDSLHNGLLLPPTEAPSLSLPGLGCALGPGDLQSLISGAHAQSVKPDPDAFPDGFPVSVAEHRDLSTLTPLPQTDMPQVRKHDSEALELEQGRGSGSFKMSSSSKTKTPKSGRGAETGMPSVITYGHTKPSVIVHGTAVSSSVIVHSNQVTSGSEKSPLNSPSPDNSSSQTSHKGSPRPIKTQRDSSDSHRKRSRDSSDTTEERSGGRQDAETGRLFHKSRKSHSKSEISSSKQLSASVGSQVKEAGPLCQITVRIGEEAIVKRSISETDLRRDKSLSPPKTKRCETSSVREAKEPRHSHSHHHHHKHRLHRRASLEEEEGEKEEGECEEEEEEEVRKKSSKSPDEVREYYFRREVREQESDHDTQDNLWRPYYSYKPKRKAQAHLQRVKSWQRKLKFKRSIRLKRRAERLKNHANKETDKSQDEEEEDGKIVEAKKASKANRDKGERKKKDYLSTPLKEKNKDAEEPVKEARHDLAAPPLPSPKPPVSTSVAPTGIKRRPWTNGNAAECGTCGRWFSSPRKRDKHELSHLLEFVCLFCRATFPSRDKLEAHQRAQHPKPTEALSVPPKVALGEQVEGAGVKSLPEMAKYDEEKGGQVGLVGSNSSPSRLSRRALSRHTCPQCHKVCKTSSALTRHIRRHELSSSPEREKEDKESEPKTTETVVNTGSRDLETDKGQVPSALSVSVISYSTPDPPSSGDCLASQQHKDHLSELTDEHHMSEFSDKPELTELTHPALEREPSPQIAEPLIESPANFTPTKHDFTPATPSTLQSVLVMNGPECLDYRTPSKKNLDSQIHRIPSPVHIVASTNTSPNVPMTSQTRITTAAPPVSMTTALISEGGFMKRDGVIMDRERQGGNSVFLHGTYEEPPLVQDLRVQSLSRCPSPDEAQDLTMSSILAREREIERQREKERELERQRERERDKEMVTERETEIDRGPQLSRVAHAPEDQISLLVPKEEPLSPVPSPQHIPTQTTMNGPSSHRHTPKSPCRSPSTIGLLAHANRQVHSTSQGLDRLTLPTGAAGAGDRPSAHALLLPRAPQPPEPEHQDTVSSRDSQQGDTTPVGYPSQNYPLPLIVPDSYRSGKKQEDNLLMSSYPAGALPFGPLGKMMVPNGGDLAKLPFYPDPYQLLYGPQLLAYPYNLAALPVALNMMAPGGDKVEPLPFLPAIFNYAAAAGPYMGAAPHPLVANPSLYSSGSGSSKKQRDSSGSKP; encoded by the coding sequence ATGGTGTCCGGTGAGAAGGTGTGGGACCCCCTCCATGCGGGCCTTATTCAGACGAGTCTGAGTGAGCAACACCTGGATGCTGGGCTAAATCCCCTCTGCAGCTTCACACGTTGTGCACCTAAGGACGCCACGTGCCACCAGAGGCAGCGGTCATCACCTTTGTCTTCCTTGTTAGCGGCCGTAGAGACCCTTCACCCAGTTCGGGCCTCCTCACTTTTACACAGAGATATCGAAGGACTACACAAACCAGTCTGCTGTCTTGGAGTCGCCTCTCAGcccgaagaagaggaggaggaggaaggggaagcTGAGCAGTTGGAGATGAAGGGTAAAAGGCATGGAGGCCGGGGAGAGGCTATGATGGAGGACAGGCTGGAGGACATGGCTGATGGACCTAAAAATGCAAAGATCACCCTAAGCTTCCCGCTCAGTGCCGCCCCTCTTCCAGCCTCCCTGACATCTCCAAACCATTGTCGCaactcctcctcgtcctcccctTCCCCCCACCGACGGCGGCCATCCTCCAAGAGTTCAGATGAGGCATCGCTGTGGAAACTGGATGCTACCATGGACGTAAAGCACAGACCTTTTAAGCCCCCGAGGCACGACAGCTCTCCGTCCTCTTcaccgtcctcctcctcatctcccaTGACTGTTCATGCACTTATCAGGAAGGATATAAAATCCCCGCCTCCTCTGAAGTGCTCCAGACTCAATACAGAGACTCAGTTTCACAGGTCGCCCCCGAGATCCTCCAGCGGGTCTTTAGGGGGTGGTTATAGCAGTGATGGATGGGATGAGAGGCACAGGTTGGCCAATGGCACGGCATCGCCCTCTCAAACTGCCCAGATCCTCTTTAGTCTGGGCACATCGGCCTATCAGAGAGGAGGGGacgcagagaggagagagaaaataacTGGAAGGCCAGCTGGGAAAGTGGGAAGCCCTCATGGACCAAGTCTTCACCCACCCACCCTCCACCTCCCGCCCCCCTTACCACCGCCCCCTCCGCCCCCATCAGAGGGTCTTACCGCACCCCCACACTCGTCCTCCTACTCCCCTACCGACAGCCTGAAGCCCGAGCTGATCTGCGGCGTCTGCCACCGCCTTTTCAGCTCGGCCTCCTCCCTGACGGTCCACATGCGGCTGCATCGTGGCAGCCGCGCCCTCAGTTGTCGTTACTGTGGCAAAGTCTTCATCCACAGCAAGAGGCTGCAATCCCATGAGGCCGCCTGCAGGGTGCCAAGCCTACCCTCCAACAGCCTGGGCCCTCCTCCGCTCACTGTGCAGCCAAAGGAGGAGCCGCTGGAGGACGGCGAGGTGAGAGTGGAGGGGGGAGTGATTGTGGGAGAAACAGACATCAGTAAGGCGCGGCCAGGGAAGAAAGCACGGAGCCTCCTGGCACGTATCCAAGGTGATGATGCAGCAGCCACAGAGATACTCGAGGGTGATGAACACCATTTTGTGAAGGTGGTAGATGGCAATGTCATTTacttctgctctgtgtgtgagcgtTCCTACATGACTTTATCCAGCCTGAAGCGTCACTCTAATGTGCACTCATGGCGCCGCAGATATCCCTGCCATTACTGCGACAAGGTCTTTGCCCTGGCTGAGTACCGCACAAAGCATGAGGTGTGGCACACAGGAGAGCGACGCTACCAGTGCATCTTCTGTTGGGATGCCTTCGCCACCTACTACAACCTCAAAACACACCAGAAGGCCATTCATGGGATTAACCCCAGTCTCATCTCCAGTGAAAAGACTGCTAACGGGGGTTACAAGCAGAAAGCGAATGCCCTCAAGCTTTACCGCCTTCTCCCCATGCGTTCCCAGAAGAGACCCTACAAGACCTACAGTGACAGTTTGCATAATGGCCTGCTCCTGCCACCAACTGAAGCACCTTCCCTCTCCCTGCCTGGCCTGGGCTGTGCTCTGGGCCCTGGGGACCTACAAAGCCTCATCAGTGGGGCCCATGCTCAGAGTGTAAAGCCTGACCCAGATGCCTTCCCCGATGGCTTCCCTGTTTCTGTGGCTGAGCACAGGGACCTCTCCACACTAACGCCCCTCCCCCAAACGGACATGCCCCAAGTTAGAAAACATGACAGTGAGGCCCTAGAGTTGGAGCAGGGTAGAGGCAGTGGCAGCTTCAAAATGTCCAGTAGCAGCAAAACCAAAACTCCCAAGAGTGGCAGAGGCGCAGAAACAGGCATGCCTTCTGTGATAACATATGGCCATACAAAACCCTCTGTCATAGTTCATGGAACAGCGGTGTCATCCTCTGTCATTGTGCACAGCAACCAGGTCACCTCTGGAAGTGAAAAAAGCCCGTTGAACAGCCCCTCCCctgacaacagcagcagtcagactTCACACAAGGGCAGTCCCAGGCCGATCAAAACACAAAGAGATAGCTCAGATagtcatagaaagaggtcaAGAGACAGTTCAGACACCACAGAGGAGCGCTCAGGAGGTAGACAGGATGCAGAGACAGGCAGATTATTTCACAAGTCACGCAAGTCCCACAGCAAAAGTGAGATCTCCAGCTCCAAGCAGCTGTCAGCGTCTGTAGGGTCGCAGGTCAAAGAGGCAGGACCACTGTGCCAGATCACTGTACGTATTGGTGAGGAAGCAATAGTGAAGCGCAGCATCTCCGAAACAGACCTTAGAAGAGACAAGAGCCTTTCTCCCCCGAAAACCAAACGGTGTGAGACATCATCCGTGCGGGAAGCCAAGGAACCACGCCATTCTCActcccaccaccatcaccataaGCACCGCCTCCACCGCCGAGCCAgtttggaagaagaagaaggcgaaaaggaggaaggagaatgcgaggaagaggaggaggaggaggtcaggaAAAAGAGCTCCAAATCCCCTGATGAAGTGAGGGAGTACTACTTCCGACGGGAGGTTCGCGAGCAGGAGAGCGACCATGACACGCAGGATAATTTATGGAGGCCTTACTACTCCTACAAGCCTAAGAGAAAGGCCCAAGCACACCTACAGAGGGTCAAGAGCTGGCAGAGGAAGCTGAAGTTTAAGCGTTCCATTCGGCtgaagaggagagcagagaggctcaaGAACCATGCGAATAAAGAAACGGATAAATCacaggacgaggaagaggaggatgggaAGATAGTCGAAGCTAAAAAAGCGTCAAAAGCTAACAGAGAcaagggagagaggaaaaagaaagattatCTCTCCACCCCTctaaaggagaaaaacaaagacgcAGAAGAACCGGTTAAGGAGGCCCGTCATGACCTCGCCGCTCCTCCTCTGCCCTCTCCAAAGCCTCCTGTCTCTACCTCAGTGGCTCCTACGGGAATAAAGAGGCGGCCTTGGACTAATGGGAATGCAGCAGAGTGTGGTACATGTGGCCGCTGGTTCTCAAGCCCCAGGAAGCGAGACAAACACGAGCTGAGCCATCTGCTGGAGTTTGTATGCCTCTTCTGCCGAGCCACTTTCCCCTCAAGGGATAAATTGGAAGCCCACCAGAGAGCGCAGCATCCCAAGCCTACTGAGGCACTCTCTGTACCCCCTAAAGTGGCACTTGGCGAACAAGTTGAAGGGGCTGGGGTTAAATCTTTACCGGAGATGGCAAAgtatgatgaagaaaaaggaggGCAAGTAGGCTTAGTAGGGAGTAATTCCAGCCCAAGTCGCCTAAGCAGAAGAGCATTATCACGACACACCTGCCCACAGTGTCATAAGGTGTGCAAGACCTCTTCAGCGCTGACTCGCCATATCCGACGCCACGAGTTAAGCAGTTccccagagagagaaaaggaagataAAGAATCGGagccaaaaacaacagagacagTTGTTAACACTGGTAGCAGAGACCTAGAGACTGATAAAGGACAGGTTCCCagcgctctctctgtctcagttATCAGTTATTCAACACCAGACCCACCCAGCAGTGGTGACTGTTTGGCATCACAGCAGCATAAAGACCATCTCAGTGAACTGACAGATGAGCATCACATGTCAGAATTCAGCGACAAACCTGAATTGACAGAGCTCACACATCCAGCTCTGGAGAGAGAGCCCAGCCCTCAAATTGCAGAACCCCTAATAGAAAGCCCCGCAAACTTTACGCCAACTAAACATGATTTCACACCTGCCACACCCTCAACTCTCCAAAGTGTGCTCGTCATGAACGGACCTGAATGTCTGGACTACCGCACCCCCAGCAAAAAGAACCTCGACAGCCAGATCCACAGAATACCCAGCCCTGTGCACATCGTGGCATCCACCAACACCTCTCCAAATGTGCCCATGACATCACAGACCAGAATAAccactgctgctcctcctgtttccatgacaacagcGCTCATCTCTGAGGGGGGATTCATGAAACGGGATGGGGTCATTatggacagagagaggcagggtgggaacagtgtgtttttacacGGAACTTACGAGGAACCACCTCTGGTCCAAGATCTCAGAGTTCAGTCCCTGTCCAGGTGTCCCTCTCCCGATGAAGCACAAGACCTGACCATGTCCTCCATTCTAgctagagagagggagatagagaggcagagagagaaagagagggagctcgagagacagagagaaagggagagggacAAAGAAatggtgacagagagagaaacagagatagATAGGGGCCCGCAATTGAGTAGAGTTGCACATGCCCCAGAGGACCAGATTTCTCTGCTGGTGCCTAAAGAGGAGCCCTTGAGCCCTGTGCCGTCCCCCCAGCATATCCCCACTCAAACCACTATGAATGGACCCTCCTCACACAGGCACACTCCCAAGTCCCCCTGTCGATCCCCCTCAACTATCGGACTGTTAGCTCACGCCAACCGACAGGTTCACTCCACTTCACAAGGACTTGACAGGCTCACACTGCCCACAGGAGCAGCTGGTGCCGGTGACCGCCCCTCTGCCCACGCTCTGCTTCTCCCCCGAGCCCCCCAACCACCTGAGCCTGAGCACCAGGACACTGTTTCTTCCAGAGATTCCCAGCAGGGGGACACCACCCCTGTGGGCTACCCTTCCCAGAATTATCCCCTACCCCTCATTGTGCCGGACAGCTACCGCTCTGGTAAGAAGCAGGAGGACAATCTGCTCATGTCCTCCTACCCCGCTGGAGCGCTTCCCTTTGGCCCATTGGGGAAAATGATGGTCCCTAATGGCGGGGACCTGGCTAAGCTGCCATTTTATCCGGACCCTTACCAGCTGCTCTATGGGCCCCAGCTGCTGGCCTACCCATATAACCTAGCAGCTCTTCCTGTGGCTCTGAATATGATGGCACCTGGAGGGGACAAGGTGGAGCCTCTGCCTTTCCTCCCTGCCATCTTCAACTACGCAGCCGCTGCTGGACCCTACATGGGCGCAGCCCCTCACCCGCTTGTGGCCAATCCCAGCCTCTacagcagcggcagcggcagcagcaagAAGCAACGAGACAGCAGCGGCAGCAAACCGTAG